From Nicotiana tabacum cultivar K326 chromosome 22, ASM71507v2, whole genome shotgun sequence, one genomic window encodes:
- the LOC107783959 gene encoding uncharacterized protein LOC107783959 yields the protein MTQKAGLFKGQQKKKSVPSRHGKAPQIRKGKRAVKPSKNTKQMDVDRELTKFINHCNEVKAATFATKDGGQLNIIKPQPESSSGAKK from the exons ATGACACAAAAGGCAGGTCTATTCAAAGGGCAACAGAAGAAGAAATCAGTACCTAGTCGTCATGGAAAAGCCCCTCAAATTCGCAAAG GGAAAAGAGCTGTGAAGCCGTCAAAGAATACAAAGCAGATGGATGTCGATCGG GAGTTGACAAAGTTTATAAATCACTGCAATGAAGTAAAAGCAGCTACATTTGCTACTAAGGATGGTGGTCaattaaatataataaaaccACAGCCTGAGTCCTCCAGTGGTGCAAAGAAGTAG